A region from the Parasphingopyxis sp. CP4 genome encodes:
- a CDS encoding acetyl-CoA acetyltransferase encodes MSDLADTTPVIIGVGQYAERPDDSDYKALSAMDLGGEALAAAIADTAATGDVADAIDTIAAIRQFEISVPNAVAPFGKSNNVPRSYGKRVGADPARAILEIVGGQGPQKLVGELATDIAEGRSSVGAIVGSEAISTVLALSKKGEKPDWSEEIDGELEDRGFGMRGLLDSTLIAHGLATPISLYALFDNARRAERGMNLADYRLEIGELFAPFSEVAANNPYAAAPVARTAEELATVTERNRIVAEPYTRMTVARDQVNQAAAIVIASVGKARELGIPEDRWVHIHAVTDAKELSVLERPDMAKSAASIASVGDALDMAGVDMAAMTYLDLYSCFAIAVTNISEAFDIAPDDPRGLTLTGGLPFFGGAGNNYSGHAIVEAIQKLRDDATGYALVGANGGFMSKYSTGIYSRQPADWSNGRFKTLPGRDDTLEVRDSHSGPAVIDSYTIVPGRKATVAAIVARTDDGARIVANPAEDDSETMAILEAGEPVGRSVSVRSDEGRNIFSFS; translated from the coding sequence ATGAGCGATCTTGCAGACACGACCCCGGTAATCATCGGCGTCGGCCAATATGCCGAACGGCCCGACGATAGCGATTACAAGGCGCTCTCGGCGATGGATCTCGGCGGCGAAGCGCTCGCTGCGGCGATAGCGGATACGGCCGCGACCGGCGATGTCGCTGATGCTATCGATACGATCGCGGCCATCCGTCAGTTTGAGATTTCGGTGCCCAACGCCGTTGCACCGTTCGGCAAGTCCAACAATGTCCCGCGCTCCTACGGCAAGCGGGTTGGCGCTGACCCTGCGCGCGCGATCCTCGAGATTGTCGGCGGACAGGGGCCACAAAAACTGGTTGGCGAGCTGGCGACGGACATTGCCGAGGGGCGATCAAGCGTCGGCGCAATTGTTGGGTCGGAAGCCATTTCGACGGTGCTCGCGCTCAGCAAGAAAGGCGAAAAGCCGGACTGGTCCGAAGAGATTGATGGCGAGCTGGAAGATCGCGGCTTTGGTATGCGCGGCCTGCTCGATTCAACGTTGATCGCCCATGGCCTGGCGACACCGATCTCGCTCTATGCATTGTTCGACAATGCCCGGCGTGCGGAACGCGGTATGAATCTTGCGGACTATCGGCTTGAAATTGGTGAATTATTTGCGCCCTTTAGCGAGGTTGCGGCGAACAATCCCTATGCGGCCGCTCCAGTGGCAAGGACTGCTGAGGAGTTGGCGACCGTTACCGAACGCAATCGCATTGTTGCCGAGCCCTATACGCGGATGACGGTTGCCCGGGACCAGGTGAACCAGGCGGCCGCGATTGTGATCGCTTCGGTTGGCAAAGCGCGCGAGCTGGGAATCCCCGAAGATCGCTGGGTGCATATCCATGCGGTGACCGATGCCAAGGAACTTTCGGTACTCGAACGTCCGGATATGGCGAAGAGCGCTGCCTCAATCGCGTCGGTGGGCGATGCATTGGATATGGCCGGCGTTGATATGGCGGCAATGACCTATCTTGATCTCTACAGCTGTTTTGCGATTGCCGTGACGAACATCAGCGAAGCCTTTGACATCGCGCCTGACGATCCGCGCGGATTGACGCTGACCGGCGGGCTGCCTTTCTTCGGCGGTGCAGGTAATAATTATTCCGGCCATGCGATTGTCGAGGCCATCCAGAAGCTGCGTGATGATGCGACAGGCTATGCGCTGGTTGGCGCCAATGGCGGCTTTATGAGCAAATATTCGACCGGCATCTATTCGCGCCAACCGGCCGATTGGAGCAACGGACGGTTCAAGACGCTGCCGGGCCGGGACGATACGCTTGAGGTCCGTGACAGCCATAGCGGCCCTGCCGTGATCGACAGCTATACGATCGTGCCGGGGCGCAAGGCGACGGTTGCGGCCATTGTGGCCCGCACCGACGATGGCGCGCGGATTGTCGCCAATCCCGCGGAGGACGATAGCGAGACAATGGCGATACTGGAGGCGGGCGAACCCGTTGGGCGGAGCGTATCGGTGCGATCGGACGAGGGACGCAACATCTTCAGCTTTTCCTAG
- a CDS encoding NADP-dependent oxidoreductase, producing MADAGAISDFDALAAGKAIDDDANYQWRVARRPVGNVVPKDFDWHVTDLAEPGPGETLLKTHYLGLAPVMRAYMVGGSPSGESALKIGDVIHGRGVAQIVKSRHPDWQEGQMVQGQIGWQTYKVSAMTEQEKFFAMPHNGLPAALGSGVLGMTGLSAHAGLFACGSPQEGDRMVLSGAAGGVGSMVSQMAANVVGCDVVGMAGGAEKCAFIRDHGCRAAIDYKADDIEEALDRLCPDGIDLYFDNVGGETLEACMERLRMHSRVVLCGSISEYTRPEPFKLSNYTRLRRTDSRMQGFFVYNHLDRWDAVMDDIAGWIHAGKLVPVQDMAEGFAAMPKALAQLYHGRNVGVQCCSVRGEPEQWN from the coding sequence ATGGCTGACGCCGGTGCGATCTCAGATTTTGACGCGCTGGCTGCGGGCAAGGCGATTGACGATGATGCCAATTATCAATGGCGGGTCGCACGCCGACCGGTCGGCAATGTCGTGCCCAAGGATTTCGACTGGCATGTGACGGATCTTGCCGAGCCAGGCCCGGGCGAAACTCTGCTCAAGACCCATTATCTCGGCCTCGCTCCGGTGATGCGCGCCTATATGGTCGGTGGCAGCCCGTCCGGGGAAAGCGCGCTAAAGATTGGCGATGTCATTCATGGTCGCGGCGTCGCGCAGATCGTGAAGTCGCGGCATCCCGATTGGCAGGAAGGCCAGATGGTACAGGGCCAGATCGGCTGGCAGACCTATAAGGTGTCGGCGATGACGGAGCAGGAAAAATTCTTCGCCATGCCGCATAACGGCCTGCCTGCGGCGCTTGGTTCCGGCGTGCTCGGGATGACCGGCCTGTCCGCGCATGCCGGGCTGTTTGCCTGTGGAAGCCCACAAGAGGGGGATCGCATGGTGCTATCCGGCGCGGCTGGCGGGGTTGGTTCGATGGTCAGCCAGATGGCGGCCAATGTTGTGGGCTGCGATGTGGTTGGTATGGCGGGTGGCGCGGAGAAATGCGCCTTTATTCGCGATCATGGGTGCCGGGCGGCAATCGATTACAAGGCCGACGATATCGAAGAGGCGCTCGACCGGCTCTGCCCGGACGGCATCGATCTCTATTTTGACAATGTCGGCGGTGAAACGCTCGAGGCCTGTATGGAGCGGCTGCGCATGCATAGCCGGGTCGTGCTCTGCGGATCGATCAGCGAATATACCCGGCCAGAACCGTTCAAACTCTCCAATTACACGCGCCTGCGCCGCACAGACAGCCGGATGCAGGGCTTTTTCGTCTATAACCATCTCGATCGCTGGGATGCGGTAATGGACGATATCGCCGGATGGATTCATGCGGGCAAGCTGGTGCCGGTACAGGATATGGCCGAGGGCTTTGCCGCGATGCCCAAGGCCCTCGCGCAGCTCTATCATGGCCGCAATGTCGGCGTGCAATGCTGTTCGGTACGCGGTGAACCCGAACAATGGAATTAG
- a CDS encoding alpha/beta fold hydrolase gives MRKGYSDSAHGQIHWRLEGSSGPAPDLYCLHPAPFSGLAFTAIMPHLAGDRRVIAPDYPGHGGSDALTVAPSVEGFAEAMAAVIDDVSGGEPVDLVGFHTGCLVALALAASVPSRIGRLVLIDMPYFDADTRQKFLDPAAQAPGFTAELESLSRAWEFGITKRIKSQPMARAFEMFVEQLRHGEGMNAAFAAARDYDVEQAAADTSAPVTVIATQSPLLEASQAGAAAIPGASLVERTDVSRAVLDEAASTIALEILKTLDHS, from the coding sequence ATGAGGAAAGGCTATTCCGACAGCGCGCACGGCCAAATCCATTGGCGGTTGGAGGGATCATCCGGGCCCGCGCCCGATCTCTATTGCCTGCACCCGGCACCGTTTAGCGGCCTCGCCTTCACGGCCATCATGCCGCACCTCGCCGGGGATCGTCGGGTCATTGCGCCTGATTATCCGGGCCATGGCGGATCCGATGCATTGACGGTCGCGCCGAGCGTCGAAGGTTTTGCCGAGGCCATGGCAGCGGTGATCGACGATGTCAGCGGAGGCGAGCCGGTCGACCTGGTTGGCTTTCATACTGGCTGTCTTGTGGCGCTCGCGCTGGCGGCCTCGGTGCCCTCCAGGATCGGGCGTCTCGTGTTGATCGATATGCCTTATTTTGATGCCGATACGCGGCAGAAGTTCCTGGATCCGGCCGCCCAGGCACCCGGCTTTACGGCGGAGTTGGAGAGTCTGTCGCGTGCATGGGAGTTTGGCATCACCAAGCGGATCAAGAGCCAGCCCATGGCGCGCGCCTTCGAGATGTTTGTCGAGCAGCTGCGCCATGGCGAGGGCATGAATGCCGCCTTTGCCGCAGCCCGCGACTATGATGTCGAACAGGCAGCAGCGGACACCAGCGCTCCGGTCACCGTCATCGCGACCCAATCACCGCTGCTTGAAGCGAGTCAGGCGGGTGCGGCGGCGATACCGGGTGCAAGCCTCGTTGAACGCACTGATGTCAGCCGCGCCGTGCTCGACGAGGCCGCGTCGACTATCGCGCTAGAAATTCTGAAAACATTGGACCATTCCTAA
- a CDS encoding MFS transporter, with translation MAISAAAAEMPDRQYRHYVLAVLTITYFFNFADRQVLSVLLEDIKLEFALSDTELGLLSGLAFALFYSTLGIPIARLADRANRMKIVAAACAIWSVATAACGLAGNFWHLLVARIFVGVGEAGCAPPTQSTLADYYHKTELSRALAILTAAAPAGAIIGVLIGGYVTQYYGWRYAFFIVGLPGLLIAALVYFTVREPERGRLSETPVRTDRPPFLDTVRRLFTDRVFLFVALGHALAVMMAYIAANWAPPLYRRVFELGAAEVGLYAALGIIIGGLPGTIAGGVLSDMLVKRDPRWQCWMPAIGLLIAFPLLVVAPFSSTVMIATLVFAAGTFFAQLCLGPSAALIQLRTDPSERAVAASLYILFSSGLGIGVGPVVVGLLSDGFSASYGVDGLRYAMSSASVIVIAAAIMYLIAAPALKAKKVAAPS, from the coding sequence ATGGCAATCTCAGCCGCTGCTGCGGAGATGCCGGATCGACAGTATCGACATTATGTCCTTGCTGTTCTCACCATCACCTATTTCTTCAACTTCGCCGACCGGCAGGTGCTATCGGTGCTGCTCGAGGATATCAAACTCGAATTCGCATTGAGCGATACTGAGCTTGGGCTTTTGTCCGGCCTTGCCTTTGCGCTGTTCTATTCGACGCTTGGCATTCCGATTGCGCGATTGGCTGACCGTGCGAACCGGATGAAAATTGTTGCTGCGGCCTGCGCGATCTGGAGCGTCGCGACCGCCGCATGCGGGCTGGCGGGCAATTTCTGGCACCTGTTGGTCGCGCGCATTTTTGTTGGCGTGGGAGAGGCGGGGTGCGCGCCGCCGACCCAGTCCACATTGGCCGACTATTATCACAAGACAGAGCTTAGCCGCGCGCTTGCGATACTGACCGCTGCTGCACCAGCCGGCGCGATTATCGGTGTGCTGATCGGCGGCTATGTCACCCAATATTATGGCTGGCGCTATGCGTTTTTCATTGTCGGCCTGCCGGGCCTGCTGATCGCCGCGCTGGTCTATTTCACGGTGCGGGAGCCGGAACGCGGGCGTCTGTCCGAAACGCCGGTGCGGACGGATCGTCCGCCCTTTCTCGATACGGTGCGGCGGCTCTTCACGGATCGCGTGTTCCTGTTTGTGGCACTCGGCCATGCGCTGGCCGTGATGATGGCCTACATCGCGGCGAACTGGGCCCCGCCGCTCTATCGGCGCGTATTTGAGCTTGGTGCCGCTGAAGTCGGGCTCTACGCAGCACTCGGGATCATTATCGGCGGACTACCGGGAACGATTGCCGGGGGTGTTTTGAGCGACATGCTCGTCAAACGTGATCCGCGCTGGCAGTGCTGGATGCCCGCGATCGGTTTGCTCATCGCCTTTCCGTTGCTCGTGGTAGCGCCGTTCAGTTCAACAGTGATGATAGCGACATTGGTCTTTGCGGCGGGCACTTTTTTTGCCCAGCTCTGCCTTGGTCCGTCGGCGGCCCTGATTCAGCTGCGCACCGATCCGTCTGAGCGCGCGGTAGCCGCATCGCTGTATATCCTGTTCTCTTCGGGTCTTGGCATAGGCGTTGGGCCAGTTGTGGTCGGCTTGCTGAGCGATGGGTTTTCGGCCAGCTATGGCGTCGATGGCCTGCGCTATGCCATGTCGAGCGCGAGCGTGATCGTGATTGCAGCGGCGATCATGTATCTGATCGCCGCACCAGCGCTCAAAGCCAAAAAGGTAGCCGCGCCCAGCTAG
- a CDS encoding MFS transporter, with protein sequence MSDAGTSDTGEAGSADKPYPSATAGWFLVVMLTIAYIFSFVDRYILGLLIEPIKAEFELSDRSIGWLLSAFTLVYGFVGIFMGWLIDRGKRIWIVSIGVALWSAATVATGTAKNFVQLFAARMGVGVGEATLSPATFSMIGDSFPEEERGKPIAFYSSALPIGAGLASLLSGAIIAWTAASGSQSLPFFGELSPWRFTLIIVGLPGLALAILFLFLKEPVRRPAPASEEVIGGSGFLDALTYVWRNKLLYMGFVLIICCMTAIAYSQGFLAPTFERTWGWSPQFYATVNGVALLIIGPANMLIMGTISDWWTKKGVKDASLRILYVGFFIMVPTASLPLFMPTAELAFAILCINTIGIGIVSAIGVTSLLVITPAQIRGQVVALYYLAISWFGSLGPIAVGELSSGVFGEDNLRYAVATVPIIFAIIPLLMMPLTRRLYRRQMELLGGASK encoded by the coding sequence ATGAGTGACGCGGGAACCAGCGACACGGGTGAGGCGGGCAGTGCCGACAAGCCCTATCCCAGCGCGACGGCGGGCTGGTTTCTCGTCGTCATGCTCACAATTGCCTATATTTTCAGCTTTGTAGATCGCTATATCCTCGGCCTGCTGATCGAGCCGATCAAGGCTGAGTTCGAACTGTCTGACCGATCAATCGGCTGGCTGCTCAGTGCGTTTACGCTGGTCTATGGCTTTGTCGGTATCTTCATGGGCTGGCTGATCGATCGCGGCAAACGCATCTGGATCGTCTCAATCGGCGTCGCGCTCTGGTCTGCCGCGACAGTCGCTACCGGCACGGCAAAGAATTTCGTCCAGCTATTTGCAGCCCGGATGGGGGTGGGGGTTGGCGAGGCAACGCTCAGCCCGGCGACCTTCTCGATGATTGGTGACAGTTTCCCCGAAGAGGAGCGCGGCAAGCCGATCGCCTTCTACTCTTCCGCCCTGCCAATCGGCGCAGGGCTCGCGTCGCTGCTCAGTGGCGCGATCATCGCCTGGACGGCCGCGAGCGGCAGTCAGTCCTTGCCCTTTTTCGGTGAGCTATCGCCCTGGCGCTTTACGTTGATCATAGTCGGCTTGCCGGGGCTCGCTCTGGCGATCCTGTTCCTGTTCCTGAAAGAACCGGTGCGCCGCCCTGCGCCAGCGTCCGAAGAGGTGATTGGTGGCAGCGGTTTTCTCGATGCGCTGACCTATGTCTGGCGCAACAAGCTGCTCTATATGGGCTTCGTCCTCATCATCTGTTGCATGACGGCGATCGCCTATAGCCAGGGTTTTCTCGCGCCGACCTTCGAGCGGACATGGGGCTGGTCGCCGCAATTCTATGCCACGGTGAACGGTGTTGCGCTGCTGATTATCGGGCCGGCCAATATGCTGATCATGGGGACGATTTCGGACTGGTGGACCAAGAAAGGCGTGAAGGATGCATCGCTCCGCATCCTCTATGTCGGTTTCTTCATCATGGTGCCGACGGCGTCGCTGCCACTCTTCATGCCGACGGCTGAGCTCGCCTTTGCGATCCTGTGTATCAACACGATCGGCATCGGGATTGTCTCGGCGATCGGTGTCACCTCGCTGCTCGTGATTACACCGGCCCAGATCCGCGGCCAGGTCGTCGCGCTATATTATCTCGCGATCAGCTGGTTCGGATCGCTTGGGCCGATCGCTGTCGGCGAACTGTCGAGCGGTGTCTTTGGCGAAGATAATCTACGCTATGCGGTGGCCACCGTTCCGATCATCTTCGCGATCATACCGCTGCTGATGATGCCGCTCACCCGGCGGCTCTATCGCCGCCAGATGGAATTGCTCGGCGGTGCCAGCAAATGA
- a CDS encoding flavin reductase family protein, producing the protein MPVGLRQERRYGLDMANDTHDFRTGSDSRTLRDALGCFGTGVTVVTTLDRDDQPVGLTANSFTAVSLDPELLLVCLSRQSQTLPWFQRAEAFAVNVLHIGQQDVAQLFATPGADRFEKTEWQSWSTGVPILGDSLANFECAKFAEYDGGDHIILLGRVIRVRYDAEQDPLLYFRGSYRELHFD; encoded by the coding sequence ATGCCGGTTGGCCTGCGGCAAGAGCGCCGCTATGGCCTCGACATGGCCAACGACACCCATGATTTCAGGACCGGTTCCGACAGCCGCACCTTGCGCGACGCACTGGGTTGCTTTGGCACCGGGGTGACCGTGGTGACGACACTGGACCGCGACGATCAACCGGTCGGCTTGACGGCAAATAGCTTTACCGCCGTATCGCTCGATCCCGAACTACTGCTCGTTTGCCTGAGCCGCCAATCGCAAACCTTACCCTGGTTCCAGCGCGCCGAGGCCTTTGCCGTCAATGTACTGCATATCGGCCAACAGGATGTCGCTCAGCTATTTGCGACACCTGGTGCAGATCGGTTCGAGAAAACCGAGTGGCAATCCTGGTCAACCGGCGTGCCGATCCTTGGCGATTCCCTTGCCAATTTCGAATGCGCGAAGTTCGCCGAATATGATGGCGGCGATCATATCATCCTGCTCGGCCGCGTAATCCGTGTCCGTTACGACGCCGAACAGGACCCGCTGCTCTATTTTCGCGGCAGCTATCGCGAGCTGCATTTCGATTGA
- a CDS encoding MaoC family dehydratase encodes MAGKWFDELEVGQTFDHPIRRTITETDNVLFTTMTHNPAQLHLDEEYCRTETEFGTRIVNSCYTLSLMVGISVGDTTLGTAVANLGWDDVRFPKPLFHGDTVRIETEVVDLRDSKSRPDQGIVTFEHRAFNQHGDLVASCKRSGLQRKKPADTA; translated from the coding sequence ATGGCAGGCAAATGGTTCGATGAGCTTGAAGTGGGGCAGACATTCGATCACCCGATCCGGCGCACCATTACCGAAACGGATAATGTGCTCTTTACGACCATGACTCATAACCCGGCTCAGCTGCATCTCGACGAGGAATACTGCCGGACGGAGACCGAATTCGGCACGCGGATCGTCAACAGTTGTTACACGCTGTCGCTGATGGTCGGGATTTCCGTCGGCGACACGACTTTGGGTACGGCAGTCGCCAACCTCGGCTGGGACGATGTCCGCTTTCCCAAGCCACTGTTTCACGGTGATACGGTGCGCATCGAAACCGAGGTGGTGGATCTGCGGGACAGCAAGTCGCGGCCCGACCAAGGGATCGTGACCTTCGAACATCGGGCGTTTAACCAGCATGGCGATCTCGTCGCGAGCTGCAAGCGATCCGGATTGCAACGCAAGAAACCGGCGGATACGGCCTAG
- a CDS encoding amidohydrolase family protein translates to MLKKLLLASLVIASPAAAEMREYRALSGGNDVGHLRVDIEGSQVTIDYDYKNNGRGPTIAEELTLDANGYPINWQITGASTFGNPIDEMFRIENGMASWRDATGTGEAALGDARFYVDQNGSPWSLALLARALLADEDNSMPILPGGSARIVAHGDAIFEGSDGPVSATTYELSGLDLNPVYITLDADNRLFAFASPRFAVIRAGYEAADQALREYAQQLSTERFVRIQAEAARNFDGPVRVRNVHIFDPETMTRSGPHAVVWNNERISSIQPNDAPATEGETIIDGAGGTLVPGMYEMHGHISQNVALLNIAAGVTSVRDMGNENDVLDGLIARIEDGMIAGPRITRSGFIEGLSEFSSQTGELVETEAEALDQVRWYAARGFHQVKLYNSMTPAWAPRLVEEAHSLGLRVAGHVPAFSNANAMIEAGFDELTHINQVMLGWVLEPEEDTRTLLRLTALDRLPALDLDSAPVQHTINLMAENSIAIDPTIAIHESLLLGRNGEISPSFVDIFDNMPIGRQRSLQQAWADVSAEGADERYRGAFDQVMRTVSMMRERGILIVPGTDMGGSFAYHRELELFERAGYTAPEVLRLATLGMAEYLGQDEDLGSIEGGKYADFFLIPGDPTQDLGAIKSIAMVVANGTVYFPSDIYPHFGITPFAEAPEIVESED, encoded by the coding sequence ATGCTCAAGAAACTGCTGCTCGCTTCGCTTGTCATTGCATCGCCCGCGGCTGCGGAAATGCGTGAATATCGGGCGCTCTCGGGCGGCAATGATGTCGGCCATCTGCGTGTCGATATCGAGGGCAGTCAGGTGACCATCGACTATGATTACAAGAATAATGGCCGCGGTCCGACTATCGCCGAAGAGCTGACCCTCGACGCCAATGGCTATCCGATCAACTGGCAGATCACTGGTGCTTCAACCTTTGGCAATCCGATTGATGAGATGTTCCGGATCGAAAACGGCATGGCAAGTTGGCGCGATGCGACCGGCACTGGCGAGGCCGCGCTTGGCGACGCGCGTTTCTATGTCGACCAGAATGGCAGCCCATGGAGTCTGGCATTGCTCGCCCGGGCATTGCTCGCCGACGAAGACAACAGCATGCCGATCCTGCCCGGCGGTTCGGCCAGGATAGTCGCGCATGGCGATGCAATCTTCGAAGGAAGTGACGGCCCGGTATCGGCAACGACCTATGAGCTTTCCGGGCTCGATCTCAATCCCGTCTATATCACGCTCGACGCCGACAACCGCCTGTTCGCCTTTGCCTCGCCGCGCTTTGCGGTGATCCGCGCCGGCTATGAGGCGGCTGATCAGGCCCTGCGCGAATATGCGCAACAGCTCTCAACCGAACGCTTTGTCCGTATCCAGGCCGAGGCCGCACGCAACTTTGATGGTCCGGTTCGCGTACGCAACGTGCATATCTTTGATCCCGAGACGATGACACGCAGCGGCCCGCATGCCGTGGTCTGGAACAATGAGCGGATCAGCTCGATCCAGCCCAATGACGCTCCTGCAACCGAAGGCGAAACCATCATCGATGGCGCTGGTGGCACGCTGGTACCGGGCATGTACGAGATGCACGGCCATATTTCTCAGAATGTCGCGCTGCTCAATATCGCCGCTGGCGTCACTTCCGTGCGCGATATGGGCAATGAGAATGACGTTCTCGACGGGCTCATCGCGCGCATAGAGGATGGCATGATTGCCGGGCCGCGCATCACCCGCAGCGGCTTTATAGAAGGGCTGAGTGAGTTCAGCTCGCAGACCGGCGAATTGGTCGAAACCGAAGCAGAAGCGCTCGACCAGGTCCGCTGGTATGCGGCCCGCGGCTTTCACCAGGTAAAGCTCTATAACTCGATGACGCCGGCATGGGCGCCGCGTTTGGTCGAGGAAGCGCATAGCCTCGGATTGCGCGTGGCCGGCCATGTTCCGGCTTTCTCGAACGCTAATGCGATGATCGAAGCCGGATTCGACGAGCTCACCCATATCAACCAGGTGATGCTGGGCTGGGTGCTCGAACCGGAAGAAGATACGCGCACATTGCTGCGGCTGACCGCACTTGACCGCCTGCCCGCGCTGGACCTCGATAGCGCGCCGGTCCAGCATACGATCAACCTGATGGCCGAGAATAGCATCGCAATCGATCCAACCATCGCGATCCATGAAAGCCTGTTGCTCGGCCGTAACGGCGAGATATCGCCCAGCTTTGTCGATATATTCGACAATATGCCGATCGGCCGACAACGCAGTCTGCAACAGGCCTGGGCGGACGTGTCGGCCGAGGGCGCGGATGAGCGGTATCGTGGTGCATTCGACCAAGTCATGCGAACAGTATCGATGATGCGCGAGCGCGGAATCCTGATTGTCCCCGGCACCGATATGGGCGGTTCATTCGCCTATCATCGCGAGCTCGAACTGTTCGAACGTGCTGGCTACACCGCGCCGGAAGTGTTGCGGCTCGCCACCCTCGGCATGGCCGAATATCTCGGCCAGGATGAAGATCTGGGATCGATCGAAGGCGGAAAATATGCGGACTTCTTCCTGATCCCGGGCGATCCGACACAGGATCTCGGCGCAATCAAATCGATCGCCATGGTTGTCGCCAATGGCACGGTCTATTTTCCGTCGGACATCTACCCGCATTTCGGCATCACGCCCTTCGCCGAAGCGCCGGAAATCGTCGAATCCGAAGACTAG
- a CDS encoding VOC family protein: MSETAQVRFQRANFVVRDISRALNFYVDVLGFEVTFEKGHNPDSYSFPVFEIPGEAKLGFVILSAPDQPRVMALTEIKHVDLHPVPYPRRSAIVLDVADPDAVMEGARKLGLKVYEEERLETHDGRVGREIGIVDYDDNLVVIYRIDEAAA; the protein is encoded by the coding sequence ATGAGTGAGACAGCGCAAGTCCGGTTCCAGCGCGCCAACTTCGTCGTGCGGGATATCTCCCGCGCACTGAATTTCTATGTCGACGTACTGGGTTTTGAGGTGACCTTTGAAAAAGGTCACAACCCGGACAGCTACAGCTTCCCGGTGTTCGAGATACCGGGCGAGGCCAAGCTCGGTTTTGTTATCCTTTCCGCGCCCGATCAACCGCGTGTCATGGCACTGACCGAGATCAAGCATGTCGATCTCCATCCGGTGCCGTATCCGCGACGCAGCGCGATTGTACTCGATGTGGCCGATCCCGATGCGGTGATGGAGGGCGCGCGCAAGCTCGGCCTCAAAGTCTATGAGGAAGAACGGCTCGAGACGCATGACGGGCGGGTCGGTCGCGAGATCGGCATTGTCGATTATGACGATAATCTCGTCGTCATCTACCGGATCGACGAGGCGGCTGCATGA